The window TTCGGCGGCATCCGCCTGCTGTGGCTGGAAGACGACCTCACCATCATTCCCCGCCTGCTGGAACTGGCCAAGCACGACCCCGACGTGGAAGTGCGCGCCAACGCCGTGGGGGCATTGGGCGGCTTCATGTATTTTGCCGCCCTGGAAGAACTGCCCTGGAACTACACCCACGATATCGAAACCACGCTCATGGGCTTCCTGAAAGACGAATCGGAAGACGAACTGGTGCGCCGCCAGGCGCTGGAAGTGCTCGGCTACTCCCTCAACCTGGATATGGCCCCCTGGATCGAAGACGCCTTCGCCAGCCCCTCCGAGGCATGGCAGGCCAGCGCGCTCTTCGCCGCCGGACGCAGCGGACAAGAGCAGTGGGGCGAGAAAGTGCTTTCATACCTTCACAACACCAACCCTCGCCTGCGCGCCGAAGCCGCGCGGGCCGCGGGCGAGTTGCTTCTCAAAGAAGCGCGCGACGACCTGGTAGAGTTGCTGGAAGACGTCGATGCCGACGTCCGCATGATGGCTGCCTGGGCGCTTTCCGAAATTGGCGGGGGCGAAGACATCGCCGCGGCGCTGGAAGCCGCGCTGGAAAACGCCGCCGACGATGAGGAAACCGCCGCACTGGAAGAAGCCCTCAGCAACCTCGCCTTCACCGACGGGATGGAAGAACTTCTGATGATGGACCTCAGCCCTGAAGACCTGGAAGACATGATTCACACCGACGACCTCGACGAACTGCTCGACCTCTTCGGGGACGATGAAGAGGAGGCATAGCCTGTGAAATGGTGGGGGTGGTGCCTGGCGGGTGTGGCATTCCTCTGGTTGGGGGTGGGGAAACCCGCGCCCGCGGCAGCAGCCTCTGCACCGGTGGAAGTGCTGCCCGAGGTGCATTACACCTTCGGCGAGCAAATTCTCTTTCAGGCGCGGTTTACTCCCCCCGACAAAGTTACAAAAGCGGTAATCTTTTACCGCCCGGCCTGGCAACAGGCCAAGACGTTTTTCGGCGAAATGACCCTTGAGCCGGACGGCACGGCCTTCTTTGCCCACAACCTTCAGGAAGCCCCTTTCCCGGCTTTCATCACCCTTTACTATTGGTTCCGGCTCACGCTCGCTGACGGCACAACCTACACTTCCCCCTCTTTCACCTTCGTGCTCACCGACACACGCTTCCACTGGCAGACGATGGAAGCACCGCCTTTCCACGTCTTCTGGTATCGCGGCGATGCTGGTTTTGCCCGCCAAATTGCCGACGCGGCCGCGGCAGGGCTCAGCCAGGCGCAGGCGCTTTGGAACGCCCCCACCCCGGAAAGCGTCGCCATCTACGCCTACGCCGACCCCCAGGCGCTGCAAAGCGCCCTGGGCCTGGAAAGCTGGGCTGCGGGCCATGCTTCCCCCCGGCTGGGGGCGCTTTATGTGGCACTGCCGCCCGGCCCCCAGCAGGAAGCCGAGATCCGCCGACTGGTGCCCCATGAACTGGCACACTATCTGCTCTATCACCTTGCCGGCGATGTAGGGTATCACAACCTGCCGGTGTGGCTCAACGAAGGGCTGGCTTCGGTCACCGAACTGACCCCCAACCCCGACTACGCCGCGGCTCTGGAACATGCCGCCCAAACCGGCGACTGGCTGCCGCTGAGCGACCTGTGTGCTTACTTTCCCAACGACGCTTCGGGCGCCTTGCTGGCCTATGCCGAATCGGCCTCGTTCACGCAATACCTGCTCAAGCGCTATGGCCGGGCAACCATGCATGCTTTAGTGCTGACCTATGCCCAGGGCGTGGGCTGCCAGGAAGGCGTGGTGCAGGTATTGGGCGAACCACTGCCCCTGCTGATGCGCGACTGGCAGCGCAGCATTTCGCCCCACAGCCCCCTAAGCGACGCGCTCACCCGCCTGCTGCCGTGGCTGCTGCTGCTCGGCGTGGTCGGGGCTTCCCTGCTGGCCGGCGCGTGGATGGGGCGCAAAAACCGGCCATAGCCGCCGGGCGGTAAGGTGCACACCCCTCACCTGCGGAGGATGCCATGTCCACGGAAACCACCGAATTCCAGGCCCGTTTTCACGCCTTCGTCCGTGGCCGCGTGCAAGGCGTGGGCTTCCGCAACTATGCCCTGCAAACCGCCCGCCGCCTGGGGGTACGCGGCTGGGTGCGCAATCGCATTGGCGGCTCGGTCGAAGTCGTCGCCGAGGGTCACAAAACCACCCTGGAAGCCTTCCTCAAAGCCCTGCACCGTGGCCCTGCCATGGCCTACGTGACCGATGTGGAAGTCACCTGGG is drawn from Chloroflexota bacterium and contains these coding sequences:
- a CDS encoding acylphosphatase; the encoded protein is MSTETTEFQARFHAFVRGRVQGVGFRNYALQTARRLGVRGWVRNRIGGSVEVVAEGHKTTLEAFLKALHRGPAMAYVTDVEVTWEPPQGEEGAFRVRGTV